One stretch of Danio rerio strain Tuebingen ecotype United States chromosome 6, GRCz12tu, whole genome shotgun sequence DNA includes these proteins:
- the ilrun gene encoding protein ILRUN produces MLMEGMDIDLDQELMQKFSCMGTTDKDVLISEFQRLLGFQLNPAGCAFFLDMTNWNLQAAIGAYYDFESPNINTPSMSFVEDVTIGEGESVPPDTPFTKTWRIQNTGTESWPPGVCLKYVGGDQFGHVNMVMVRSLDPQEISDVSVQMRSPAVPGMYQGQWRMCTATGLFYGDVIWVILSVEEGGLLGVTQQLSSFKTEFNTQPHRSLEGDYNPFASPQKNKQDTNEDHLKDPGGPWEAPLDSIQQDQNGLNHSSVNITPNGLQNNLSVVTYSQGINGPFPFGQS; encoded by the exons ATGCTCATGGAGGGCATGGACATAGACCTGGATCAGGAGCTCATGCAAAAATTCAGCTGCATGGGCACCACGGATAAAGATGTCCTCATCTCGGAGTTCCAGAGGCTGCTGGGATTTCAGCTCAACCCGGCTGGCTGCGCCTTCTTCCTGGACATGACCAACTG GAACCTTCAAGCAGCTATTGGTGCTTATTATGACTTTGAGAGTCCAAACATCAACACGCCGTCAATGTCTTTTGTGGAAGACGTGACGATTGGAGAGGGGGAGTCTGTTCCTCCTGACACACCGTTCACAAAGACATGGAGGATACAGAACACAG GTACAGAGTCGTGGCCCCCAGGTGTGTGTCTGAAGTATGTGGGCGGGGATCAGTTTGGTCATGTGAACATGGTAATGGTGCGGTCTCTGGACCCTCAGGAAATATCAGATGTGAGTGTGCAGATGCGTAGTCCAGCTGTTCCTGGCATGTACCAGGGCCAGTGGAGAATGTGCACAGCCACAGGACTCTTCTACGGAG ATGTGATCTGGGTGATTTTGAGTGTGGAGGAGGGAGGCCTGCTGGGCGTCACACAGCAGCTATCCTCCTTCAAGACGGAGTTCAACACGCAGCCACACCGCAGTCTGGAGGGAGACTACAACCCTTTCGCCTCACCACAGAAGAACAAGCAGGACACCAATGAGGATCATCTAAAAGACCCTGGGGGCCCCTGGGAGGCCCCACTGGACTCCATTCAGCAAGATCAAAATGGACTCAATCACAGCTCTGTAAATATTACACCAAATGGTCTCCAAAACAACTTATCAGTAGTGACTTACAGCCAG